In a single window of the Streptomyces cinnabarinus genome:
- a CDS encoding ParB/RepB/Spo0J family partition protein, producing the protein MSERRRIGLGRGLGALIPGPADSTAAPAAAGGAPAASPAAVPVLTTERGVAAAKVAALPPVSHETEEPSLNGAADVPPPPMGAHFAEIPLDSISPNPRQPREVFDEDALQELITSIQEVGLLQPVVVRQLGPGRYELIMGERRWRACREAGLEAIPAIVRATDDEKLLLDALLENLHRAQLNPLEEAAAYDQLLKDFNCTHDQLADRIGRSRPQVSNTLRLLKLSPKVQNRVAAGVLSAGHARALLSVEDPEEQERLAYRVVAEGLSVRSVEEIVTLMGSRAQKAPRAKGPRAGARVSPALTDLATRLSDRFETRVKVELGQKKGKITVEFASPEDLERILNTLAPGERLALQKSLMEDGAEDSED; encoded by the coding sequence GTGAGCGAGCGACGGAGGATTGGTCTGGGCCGTGGCCTGGGCGCGCTGATCCCTGGTCCGGCGGACAGTACGGCGGCTCCGGCCGCGGCGGGAGGTGCCCCGGCCGCGTCGCCGGCGGCGGTGCCCGTGCTGACCACCGAGCGTGGCGTGGCCGCGGCGAAGGTGGCCGCCCTGCCGCCGGTTTCACATGAAACCGAGGAGCCGTCGCTGAACGGCGCGGCGGACGTGCCCCCGCCCCCCATGGGTGCTCACTTCGCCGAGATTCCCCTCGATTCCATCAGCCCCAACCCGCGCCAGCCGCGTGAGGTCTTCGACGAGGACGCGCTGCAGGAGCTCATCACCTCCATCCAGGAGGTCGGCCTCCTCCAGCCGGTCGTCGTACGTCAGTTGGGCCCCGGGCGCTACGAGCTCATCATGGGCGAGCGGCGCTGGCGGGCCTGCCGTGAGGCTGGCCTGGAAGCGATCCCGGCGATCGTGCGGGCCACGGACGACGAGAAGCTCCTCCTGGACGCGCTGCTGGAGAACCTGCACCGCGCCCAGCTGAACCCGCTGGAAGAGGCCGCCGCCTACGACCAGTTGCTGAAGGACTTCAACTGCACGCACGACCAGCTGGCGGACCGCATCGGCCGGTCCCGCCCGCAGGTCTCCAACACCCTGCGTCTGCTGAAGCTCTCGCCGAAGGTGCAGAACCGGGTGGCGGCAGGCGTCCTCTCCGCCGGGCACGCACGGGCGCTGCTCTCCGTGGAGGACCCCGAGGAGCAGGAGCGGCTGGCCTACCGGGTGGTGGCCGAGGGTCTCTCCGTCCGGTCCGTCGAGGAGATCGTCACCTTGATGGGCTCCCGGGCGCAGAAGGCGCCGAGGGCCAAGGGGCCGCGGGCCGGTGCCCGGGTCTCCCCGGCGCTGACCGACCTGGCGACCCGGCTCTCGGACCGCTTCGAGACACGGGTGAAGGTCGAGCTGGGCCAGAAGAAGGGCAAGATCACCGTCGAGTTCGCCTCGCCGGAGGATCTGGAGCGGATCCTGAACACCCTCGCCCCGGGCGAGCGGCTCGCTCTCCAGAAGAGCCTCATGGAGGACGGCGCGGAGGACTCTGAGGACTGA
- the yidD gene encoding membrane protein insertion efficiency factor YidD, with product MKYPLLALIKIYQWTISPLLGPVCKYYPSCSHYGYTAIDRHGAIKGTALTAWRILRCNPWSLGGVDHVPPRKRPRWHELLRGAWRARKGGPSAAESATEGTVSSSPAAETPSHAQGA from the coding sequence ATGAAGTACCCGCTGCTGGCTCTGATCAAGATCTACCAGTGGACCATCAGCCCGTTGCTCGGGCCGGTGTGCAAGTACTACCCATCGTGTTCCCACTACGGCTACACAGCCATCGACCGGCACGGTGCGATCAAGGGCACGGCGCTCACGGCCTGGCGCATCCTGCGCTGCAATCCGTGGTCGCTGGGCGGTGTGGATCATGTCCCGCCGCGCAAGCGCCCGCGATGGCACGAGCTGCTGCGGGGCGCATGGCGCGCACGCAAGGGCGGGCCCTCCGCCGCCGAATCGGCCACCGAAGGCACTGTGTCTTCGAGCCCGGCCGCAGAGACCCCGTCCCATGCCCAAGGAGCATGA
- the gnd gene encoding phosphogluconate dehydrogenase (NAD(+)-dependent, decarboxylating) — MELGLVGLGKMGGNMRERIRRAGHTVVGYDRNPDLADVHSLEELVGKLKGPRVVWVMVPAGAATQSTVDELAELLEPGDVVVDGGNSRWTDDEKHAEELAAKGIGFVDCGVSGGVWGLENGYALMYGGDAENVAKVQPVFDALKPEGDFGSVHAGKVGAGHFAKMVHNGIEYAMMQAYAEGWELLEKVDSVTDVREVFRSWQEGTVIRSWLLDLAVNALDEDEHLDKLRGYAQDSGEGRWTVEAAIDNAVPLPAITASLFARFASRQDDSPQMKMIAALRNQFGGHAVEKK; from the coding sequence ATGGAGCTCGGTCTCGTCGGCCTCGGCAAGATGGGTGGCAACATGCGCGAGCGGATCCGCCGCGCGGGCCACACCGTCGTCGGATACGACCGCAACCCGGACCTCGCGGATGTCCACAGCCTGGAAGAGCTTGTGGGCAAGCTCAAGGGCCCGCGCGTGGTCTGGGTGATGGTCCCGGCCGGTGCCGCCACCCAGTCGACCGTCGACGAGCTCGCCGAGCTGCTGGAGCCCGGTGACGTCGTCGTGGACGGCGGGAACTCGCGCTGGACGGACGACGAGAAGCACGCCGAGGAGCTGGCCGCCAAGGGCATCGGCTTCGTGGACTGCGGTGTCTCCGGCGGCGTCTGGGGCCTGGAGAACGGCTACGCGCTGATGTACGGCGGCGACGCGGAGAACGTCGCCAAGGTGCAGCCGGTCTTCGACGCGCTCAAGCCCGAGGGCGACTTCGGCTCGGTGCACGCGGGCAAGGTCGGCGCGGGGCACTTCGCGAAGATGGTCCACAACGGCATCGAGTACGCCATGATGCAGGCCTACGCCGAGGGCTGGGAGCTGCTGGAGAAGGTCGACTCGGTGACGGACGTCCGGGAGGTCTTCCGCTCCTGGCAGGAGGGCACGGTCATCCGTTCCTGGCTGCTGGACCTGGCGGTCAACGCCCTCGACGAGGACGAGCACCTGGACAAGCTGCGCGGTTATGCACAGGACTCCGGCGAGGGCCGCTGGACTGTGGAAGCCGCCATCGACAACGCCGTACCGCTCCCGGCGATCACGGCGTCGCTGTTCGCGCGGTTCGCGTCCCGTCAGGACGACTCTCCGCAGATGAAGATGATCGCGGCGCTGCGGAACCAGTTCGGCGGTCACGCGGTCGAGAAGAAGTAA
- the yidC gene encoding membrane protein insertase YidC — protein MDTIASLFSFITTPVSWVIVQFHTVYGAIFGDDTGWAWGLSIVSLVILIRICLIPLFVKQIKATRAMQTLQPEMKKIQERYKNDKQRQSEEMMKLYKETGTNPLSSCLPILAQSPFFFALYHVLNSIANNEKVGVINDRLLESAQQAHIFGAPLASKFTDSAAKVEALGSTITDVRVVTAIMIILMSASQFYTQRQLMTKNVDTTVKTPFMQQQKMLMYIFPVMFAVFGINFPVGVLVYWLTTNVWTMGQQMYVIRNNPTPGSKAQAAYLERLTKHVTHQGKVRRRGERNIIKAIVAKGRDRNEYERKFINGLNKAGLAAQTDGTVVKGETPAAVATEDGTPTAVPRRQQPKRQSKSQRQSGATKAAGEPEAKSDATSDAKTSLSKDDAPVDAKPSAAKKSGAGTRSKAQSGQRKGPQRPKSPSKK, from the coding sequence GTGGACACGATTGCCAGCCTCTTCAGCTTCATCACGACACCAGTCTCCTGGGTCATCGTCCAGTTCCACACGGTGTACGGCGCCATCTTCGGCGATGACACCGGGTGGGCCTGGGGCCTGTCCATCGTGTCCTTGGTGATCCTGATTCGTATCTGCCTGATCCCGCTCTTCGTGAAGCAGATCAAGGCGACCCGGGCCATGCAGACGCTCCAGCCCGAGATGAAGAAGATCCAGGAGCGCTACAAGAACGACAAGCAGCGTCAGTCCGAAGAGATGATGAAGCTGTACAAGGAGACGGGCACCAACCCGCTCTCCTCGTGCCTTCCCATCCTGGCGCAGTCGCCGTTCTTCTTCGCCCTGTACCACGTGCTCAACAGCATCGCGAACAACGAGAAGGTCGGCGTCATCAACGACCGGCTGCTGGAGAGCGCGCAGCAGGCGCACATCTTCGGCGCGCCGCTCGCGTCGAAGTTCACGGACAGCGCGGCCAAGGTCGAGGCGCTCGGTTCCACGATCACCGACGTCCGTGTCGTCACCGCGATCATGATCATCCTGATGTCGGCGTCGCAGTTCTACACGCAGCGCCAGCTGATGACGAAGAACGTCGACACCACGGTGAAGACGCCGTTCATGCAGCAGCAGAAGATGCTGATGTACATCTTCCCGGTCATGTTCGCCGTCTTCGGCATCAACTTCCCGGTCGGTGTCCTCGTCTACTGGCTGACCACCAACGTGTGGACCATGGGCCAGCAGATGTACGTCATCCGCAACAACCCGACCCCGGGGTCCAAGGCTCAGGCCGCCTACCTGGAGCGCCTGACCAAGCACGTCACGCACCAGGGCAAGGTCCGTCGGCGTGGTGAGCGCAACATCATCAAGGCGATCGTCGCCAAGGGCCGTGACCGCAACGAGTACGAGCGCAAGTTCATCAACGGCCTGAACAAGGCGGGTCTCGCCGCGCAGACGGACGGCACTGTGGTGAAGGGCGAGACGCCCGCCGCCGTCGCGACCGAGGACGGCACGCCCACGGCGGTTCCCAGGCGCCAGCAGCCCAAGCGGCAGAGCAAGTCCCAGCGGCAGTCCGGCGCTACGAAGGCGGCCGGTGAGCCGGAGGCGAAGTCCGATGCCACGTCCGACGCCAAGACGTCGCTGAGCAAGGACGACGCCCCGGTGGACGCCAAGCCCTCCGCCGCGAAGAAGTCCGGCGCCGGTACCCGCAGCAAGGCCCAGTCCGGACAGCGCAAGGGTCCGCAGCGGCCCAAGTCCCCGTCCAAGAAGTAA
- a CDS encoding protein jag — translation MTEGTTSAAAEGADTLTRLEQEGEIAADYLEGLLDIADLDGDIDMDVEADRAAVSIISDSGGRDLQKLVGRDGEVLEALQELTRLAVHRETGDRSRLMLDIAGYRAKKRAELSELGAKAAADVKNTGEPVKLKPMTPFERKVVHDAVKAAGLRSESEGEEPQRFVVVLPA, via the coding sequence GTGACGGAAGGCACCACCTCCGCCGCTGCCGAGGGTGCAGACACCCTGACCCGCCTGGAGCAGGAGGGCGAGATCGCGGCGGACTACCTCGAAGGTCTGCTCGACATCGCCGATCTCGACGGCGACATCGACATGGACGTCGAGGCCGACCGCGCCGCTGTCTCGATCATCAGCGACTCGGGCGGCCGTGACCTCCAGAAGCTGGTCGGCCGTGACGGTGAGGTGCTGGAGGCGCTCCAGGAGCTCACGCGCCTGGCCGTGCACCGGGAGACCGGCGACCGCAGCCGGCTGATGCTGGACATCGCCGGTTACCGCGCCAAGAAGCGTGCCGAGCTCTCGGAGCTCGGCGCCAAGGCCGCGGCGGACGTGAAGAACACCGGTGAGCCGGTGAAGCTGAAGCCGATGACCCCGTTCGAGCGCAAGGTCGTGCACGACGCGGTCAAGGCCGCGGGTCTGCGCAGCGAGTCCGAGGGCGAGGAGCCGCAGCGCTTCGTCGTCGTGCTGCCCGCCTGA
- the rsmG gene encoding 16S rRNA (guanine(527)-N(7))-methyltransferase RsmG, with amino-acid sequence MTEAAELPPAPEQAREVFGDRFSDAVRYAELLAEAGVQRGLIGPREVPRLWERHLLNCAVLSEVVPEGVTVCDVGSGAGLPGIPLALVREDLKITLLEPLLRRTTFLTEVVELLGLDHVTVVRGRAEEVMGKLQPVHVVTARAVAPLDRLATWGIPLLRPYGEMLALKGDTAEEELKSSATALSKLGAVGTSILHVGEGVVDPLSTVVRVEVGESPGGVRFAAKRAKAARTGRARRRR; translated from the coding sequence GTGACGGAGGCAGCGGAGCTTCCCCCCGCGCCCGAACAGGCGCGTGAGGTGTTCGGTGATCGCTTCTCGGACGCGGTCCGATACGCGGAGCTGCTCGCGGAGGCGGGCGTCCAGCGCGGTCTGATCGGGCCGCGCGAGGTGCCCCGGCTGTGGGAGCGGCATCTGCTGAACTGTGCCGTGCTCTCGGAGGTCGTACCCGAGGGGGTGACGGTGTGCGATGTCGGCTCCGGTGCGGGGCTGCCCGGCATTCCGCTGGCCCTGGTCCGGGAGGACCTGAAGATCACGTTGCTGGAGCCGCTGCTGCGGCGGACGACCTTCCTGACCGAAGTCGTCGAGCTGCTGGGCCTGGACCATGTGACGGTCGTCCGTGGCCGTGCCGAGGAGGTCATGGGCAAGCTCCAGCCGGTCCATGTGGTGACGGCACGCGCCGTGGCCCCGCTGGACCGGCTCGCCACCTGGGGCATCCCGCTGCTGCGTCCCTACGGCGAGATGCTCGCGCTGAAGGGCGACACCGCCGAGGAGGAGCTGAAGAGCTCGGCCACGGCACTGAGCAAGCTCGGCGCGGTGGGGACGTCCATCCTGCATGTCGGTGAGGGCGTCGTGGATCCGCTGTCGACGGTTGTGCGCGTGGAGGTCGGGGAGAGCCCCGGCGGTGTGCGCTTCGCGGCGAAGCGTGCGAAGGCGGCCCGGACGGGGCGGGCGCGTCGGCGACGCTGA
- the dnaN gene encoding DNA polymerase III subunit beta, whose translation MKIRVERDVLAEAVAWAARSLPARPPAPVLAGLLLKAEDGQLSLSGFDYEVSARVSVDAEVEEEGTVLVSGRLLADICRALPNRPVEISTDGVRASVVCGSSRFTLHTLPVEEYPALPQMPSATGTVPGEVFASAASQVAIAAGRDDTLPVLTGVRIEIEGDRVTLASTDRYRFAVREFLWKPENPEASAVALVPAKTLLDTAKALTSGDSVTLALSGSGAGEGLIGFEGAGRRTTTRLLEGDLPKYRTLFPTEFNSVAVIETAPFVEAVKRVALVAERNTPVRLSFEQGVLILEAGSSDDAQAVERVDAQLEGDDISIAFNPTFLLDGLSAIDSPVAQLSFTTSTKPALLSGKPALDAEADEAYKYLIMPVRLSG comes from the coding sequence GTGAAGATCCGGGTGGAACGCGACGTACTCGCGGAGGCCGTGGCCTGGGCGGCGCGCAGCCTCCCGGCCCGCCCGCCGGCGCCTGTCCTCGCCGGCCTGCTGCTGAAGGCCGAGGACGGTCAGCTGAGCCTGTCCGGCTTCGACTACGAGGTCTCCGCGCGGGTCTCGGTGGACGCCGAGGTCGAGGAGGAGGGCACGGTCCTCGTCTCCGGCCGGCTGCTCGCCGACATCTGCCGCGCGCTGCCCAACCGGCCGGTGGAGATTTCCACAGACGGTGTACGGGCGAGCGTGGTCTGCGGTTCCTCGCGATTCACACTCCACACCCTGCCTGTGGAGGAGTACCCGGCGCTGCCGCAGATGCCTTCGGCGACCGGCACGGTTCCCGGTGAGGTCTTCGCCTCCGCCGCCTCCCAGGTCGCGATCGCCGCGGGCCGGGACGACACCCTGCCGGTGCTCACGGGTGTGCGCATCGAGATCGAGGGCGACCGGGTCACCCTGGCCTCCACCGACCGGTACCGCTTCGCGGTCCGTGAGTTCCTGTGGAAGCCGGAGAACCCGGAGGCCTCCGCGGTGGCCCTGGTGCCCGCGAAGACGCTGCTGGACACCGCCAAGGCGCTGACCAGCGGTGACAGCGTGACGCTGGCGCTGTCCGGGTCCGGTGCCGGTGAGGGTCTGATCGGTTTCGAGGGCGCGGGGCGGCGTACGACGACCCGGCTGCTCGAAGGTGATCTGCCGAAGTACCGGACGCTCTTCCCGACCGAGTTCAACTCGGTCGCGGTGATCGAGACGGCGCCCTTCGTGGAGGCCGTGAAGCGTGTGGCGCTGGTGGCGGAGCGGAACACGCCGGTGCGGCTGAGCTTCGAGCAGGGTGTGCTGATCCTGGAGGCCGGTTCCAGCGACGACGCACAGGCTGTGGAGCGTGTGGACGCGCAGCTGGAGGGCGACGACATCTCGATCGCCTTCAACCCGACCTTCCTGCTGGACGGCCTGAGCGCGATCGACTCCCCGGTGGCCCAGCTGTCGTTCACCACGTCCACCAAGCCGGCGCTGCTGAGCGGCAAGCCCGCGCTGGACGCCGAGGCGGACGAAGCCTACAAGTACCTGATCATGCCGGTCCGCCTCAGCGGCTGA
- a CDS encoding ParA family protein, translating to MGGSVHCEPEVEESESLRSDANIAGPMTDPVPGPRTESMGEDVSRETPPPMDDTPIGRAAQLAVEALGRAGEGLPRPEQTRVMVVANQKGGVGKTTTTVNLAASLALHGARVLVIDLDPQGNASTALGIDHHAEVPSIYDVLVESRPLAEVVQPVPDVEGLFCAPATIDLAGAEIELVSLVARESRLQRAIQAYEQPLDYILIDCPPSLGLLTVNALVAGQEVLIPIQCEYYALEGLGQLLRNVDLVRGHLNPTLHVSTILLTMYDGRTRLASQVADEVRSHFGEEVLRTSIPRSVRISEAPSYGQTVLTYDPGSSGALSYLEAAREIALRGVGVSYDATHAHIGAQSDPSMVEGIQ from the coding sequence ATGGGAGGCTCTGTTCATTGCGAGCCTGAAGTCGAGGAGAGTGAATCCTTGCGGTCCGACGCCAACATCGCGGGACCGATGACCGATCCGGTCCCCGGTCCCCGTACCGAGTCGATGGGGGAGGATGTTTCACGTGAAACACCGCCCCCGATGGACGACACTCCCATCGGTCGTGCCGCCCAACTGGCGGTAGAGGCTCTCGGCCGTGCCGGGGAGGGTCTCCCACGACCCGAACAGACCCGGGTCATGGTGGTCGCCAACCAGAAGGGTGGCGTGGGCAAGACGACCACGACCGTCAACCTTGCCGCGTCGCTGGCGTTGCACGGCGCCCGTGTCCTGGTGATCGACCTCGACCCCCAGGGCAACGCGTCCACCGCCCTGGGCATCGACCATCACGCCGAGGTCCCGTCGATCTACGACGTGCTGGTCGAGAGCAGGCCGCTCGCGGAAGTCGTCCAGCCCGTTCCCGATGTCGAGGGTCTCTTCTGCGCCCCCGCCACGATCGATCTCGCCGGTGCGGAGATCGAGCTGGTGTCCCTGGTGGCCCGTGAGAGCCGGCTTCAGCGGGCCATTCAGGCCTATGAGCAGCCCCTGGACTACATCCTCATCGACTGCCCGCCCTCGCTCGGCCTGCTGACGGTCAACGCGCTGGTGGCCGGTCAGGAGGTCCTGATCCCGATCCAGTGCGAGTACTACGCGCTGGAGGGCCTGGGGCAGCTGCTGCGCAATGTCGACCTGGTGCGGGGTCACCTCAACCCGACCCTGCATGTATCGACGATCCTGCTCACCATGTACGACGGCCGGACGCGTCTGGCGTCCCAGGTCGCGGACGAGGTGCGCAGCCACTTCGGTGAGGAGGTGCTGCGGACGAGCATCCCCCGCTCGGTCCGTATCTCCGAGGCGCCGAGCTATGGACAGACGGTGCTGACGTACGATCCCGGATCCAGCGGTGCGCTGTCCTATCTTGAGGCGGCACGAGAAATCGCGCTGAGGGGTGTCGGCGTCAGCTACGACGCGACGCACGCCCACATCGGCGCCCAGAGCGACCCGAGCATGGTGGAGGGGATCCAGTGA
- the rnpA gene encoding ribonuclease P protein component codes for MLPTENRLRRREDFATAVRRGRRAGRPTLVVHLRSGATDPHAPGESAPPTRAGFVVSKAVGGAVVRNKVKRKLRHLVRDRVDVFPPGSLVVVRALPGAGDADHAQLARDLDAALQRLLGGGAR; via the coding sequence GTGCTGCCCACCGAGAACCGGCTGAGGCGGCGCGAGGACTTCGCGACCGCGGTACGACGAGGACGCCGGGCCGGACGCCCGACTCTCGTCGTCCACCTTCGTAGCGGTGCCACGGACCCGCACGCGCCTGGGGAGAGCGCTCCCCCGACGCGTGCGGGTTTCGTTGTCAGCAAGGCTGTCGGTGGTGCGGTCGTGCGCAACAAGGTGAAGCGCAAGCTTCGCCATCTGGTGCGCGATCGAGTCGACGTCTTTCCCCCCGGTAGCCTGGTAGTCGTACGAGCGCTGCCCGGTGCGGGTGACGCCGACCATGCACAGCTGGCCCGAGACCTGGATGCCGCTCTGCAGCGGCTGCTGGGAGGGGGCGCGCGATGA
- the dnaA gene encoding chromosomal replication initiator protein DnaA, translating into MADVPADLAAVWPRVLEQLLGEGRGQGVEAKDEHWIRRCQPLALVADTALLAVPNEFAKGVLEGRLAPIVSETLSRECGRPIRIAITVDDSAGEPPAPPAPASRPQPRYEEPELPSGQYESYGRHRGADGDAYPSRPDQGDQLPTARPAYPGEYQRPEPGAWPRPQQDEYSWQQQRLGFPERDPYASPQDTYGQDTYGQPPQDYRPQAMDRPSYDGQRGDYDSPRPDYDKPRGDYDQGRSDYDQRDARRELPESATGPGPGGPGPAHRGGPAAPSLPSSSGAPGPLAAQPAPATGPGEPTARLNPKYLFDTFVIGASNRFAHAAAVAVAEAPAKAYNPLFIYGESGLGKTHLLHAIGHYARSLYPGTRVRYVSSEEFTNEFINSIRDGKGDSFRKRYREMDILLVDDIQFLADKESTQEEFFHTFNTLHNANKQIVLSSDRPPKQLVTLEDRLRNRFEWGLITDVQPPELETRIAILRKKAVQEQLNAPPEVLEFIASRISRNIRELEGALIRVTAFASLNRQPVDLGLTEIVLKDLIPGGDDSAPEITSTAIMSATADYFGLTVEDLCGTSRGRALVTARQIAMYLCRELTDLSLPKIGALFGGRDHTTVMHADRKIRNLMAERRSIYNQVTELTNRIKNG; encoded by the coding sequence GTGGCTGACGTACCTGCCGATCTTGCCGCAGTGTGGCCACGAGTACTCGAGCAGCTCCTCGGCGAGGGCCGCGGCCAGGGTGTCGAGGCGAAGGACGAGCACTGGATCCGCCGCTGCCAGCCGCTGGCGCTCGTCGCGGACACCGCCCTGCTCGCCGTACCGAACGAGTTTGCGAAGGGCGTACTGGAAGGCCGGCTCGCCCCGATCGTCAGCGAGACCCTGAGCCGCGAATGCGGCCGCCCGATCCGGATCGCGATCACCGTCGACGACTCCGCCGGCGAGCCCCCGGCCCCGCCGGCACCCGCCTCCCGCCCCCAGCCGCGCTACGAGGAGCCCGAACTCCCCTCCGGCCAGTACGAGAGCTACGGCCGCCACCGCGGCGCCGACGGCGACGCCTACCCCTCCCGGCCCGACCAGGGCGACCAGCTCCCCACCGCCCGGCCCGCCTACCCCGGCGAGTACCAGCGCCCCGAACCCGGCGCCTGGCCGCGCCCGCAGCAGGACGAGTACAGCTGGCAGCAGCAGCGCCTCGGCTTCCCCGAGCGCGACCCCTACGCGAGCCCCCAGGACACCTACGGCCAGGACACCTACGGCCAGCCGCCGCAGGACTACCGCCCGCAAGCCATGGACCGCCCCTCTTACGACGGCCAGCGCGGCGACTACGACAGCCCGCGCCCGGACTACGACAAGCCGCGCGGCGACTACGACCAGGGCCGCTCCGACTACGACCAGCGCGACGCCCGCCGAGAGCTGCCCGAGTCCGCCACCGGCCCGGGCCCCGGCGGCCCCGGCCCCGCCCACCGCGGCGGACCGGCCGCCCCCTCGCTGCCCTCCTCCAGCGGCGCCCCCGGCCCCCTGGCCGCGCAGCCCGCGCCCGCCACCGGACCGGGCGAACCGACCGCGCGCCTGAACCCGAAGTACCTCTTCGACACCTTCGTGATCGGAGCGTCGAACCGTTTCGCCCACGCGGCCGCGGTCGCCGTCGCCGAGGCGCCCGCGAAGGCGTACAACCCCCTCTTCATCTATGGGGAGTCCGGACTCGGCAAGACGCACCTGCTGCACGCGATCGGGCACTACGCGCGGAGCCTCTACCCCGGCACGCGCGTGCGCTACGTGAGCTCGGAGGAGTTCACCAACGAGTTCATCAACTCCATCCGCGACGGCAAGGGCGACAGCTTCCGCAAGCGGTACCGCGAGATGGACATCCTGCTCGTCGACGACATCCAGTTCCTCGCGGACAAGGAGTCGACGCAGGAGGAGTTCTTCCACACCTTCAACACCCTCCACAACGCCAACAAGCAGATCGTGCTCTCCAGCGACCGGCCGCCCAAGCAGCTGGTCACGCTGGAGGACCGGCTGCGCAACCGGTTCGAGTGGGGACTGATCACCGACGTCCAGCCGCCCGAGCTGGAGACGCGGATCGCGATCCTGCGCAAGAAGGCGGTGCAGGAGCAGCTCAACGCCCCGCCGGAGGTGCTGGAGTTCATCGCCTCCCGGATCTCGCGCAACATCCGCGAGCTGGAGGGCGCGCTGATCCGGGTGACGGCGTTCGCCTCGCTCAACCGGCAGCCGGTGGACCTGGGCCTGACGGAGATCGTCCTCAAGGACCTGATCCCGGGCGGCGACGACTCGGCCCCGGAGATCACCTCCACGGCCATCATGAGCGCCACCGCCGACTACTTCGGCCTCACCGTCGAGGACCTGTGCGGCACCTCGCGCGGGCGGGCGCTGGTGACGGCCCGCCAGATCGCCATGTACCTCTGCCGTGAGCTGACGGACCTCTCCCTGCCGAAGATCGGCGCCCTCTTCGGCGGCCGCGACCACACCACGGTCATGCACGCCGACCGCAAGATCCGCAATCTGATGGCCGAGCGGCGCTCCATCTACAACCAGGTCACCGAGCTCACCAACCGCATCAAGAACGGCTGA
- the rpmH gene encoding 50S ribosomal protein L34 gives MSKRTFQPNNRRRAKTHGFRLRMRTRAGRAILANRRAKGRASLSA, from the coding sequence GTGAGCAAGCGCACCTTCCAGCCGAACAACCGTCGTCGCGCGAAGACCCACGGCTTCCGCCTGCGGATGCGCACCCGTGCCGGCCGCGCGATTCTCGCGAACCGTCGTGCCAAGGGTCGCGCGAGCCTGTCCGCCTGA